A region of Toxorhynchites rutilus septentrionalis strain SRP chromosome 1, ASM2978413v1, whole genome shotgun sequence DNA encodes the following proteins:
- the LOC129761118 gene encoding uncharacterized protein LOC129761118 produces MNFQTNLTEIESEIEEVGIFARRGQVMRSPPLNQPPAPKPTSDKSIGEQPNLQYEKTKLGEAKRASDELYEYIKPSSNVHAVIRTLTTKIKSALAAAEREQQFWRARAEKAENALKENVQSKPIEAISTPMSDSTPLTAKRKRLTPEEKRAAKKQKDGSDVANGENSQNNEEINEWKMIERKKREEKKKDKLKPRLERPKPDALIVATAGAATYAEILRKVKEDPSLKNLGENVAKKDPTIKSSTYKELVEKSLGETAKVKALFQETVVECRNLDEITTDTELRVALKTAKNRSQQAVGGWATLQKCLDGGYFPDMWKKQRLVLLPKPGKPPGDPSSYRPICLLDTLGKLLEKIILNRLSRCTESEHGLSRIQFGFRKNKSTVDAILSVVEAAEKVLKQKKTWKSILCSNYGQRKKCVQQCQLGSYRRSVAQTDGTKLYKGQESFNITAGVPQGSILGPTLWNGMYDEVLRLKLPQGVVITGFADDISLTVTVKSREEVEMLATEAIQTVED; encoded by the exons atgaatttCCAAACAAATCTAACAGAAATCGAGAGCGAAATCGAAGAGGTAGGCATCTTTGCCAGAAGGGGACAGGTGATGAGATCACCGCCGCTGAACCAACCACCAGCACCAAAACCCACAAGCGATAAATCTATCGGAGAGCAGCCAAACCTGCAATACGAGAAAACTAAGCTGGGTGAGGCCAAAAGAGCATCTGACGAACTCTACGAGTACATTAAGCCTAGCAGTAACGTTCACGCCGTCATAAGGACCTTGacaacaaaaatcaaatcggcACTTGCAGCAGCCGAACGCGAGCAACAATTCTGGAGAGCAAGAGCAGAAAAGGCGGAGAATGCACTGAAAGAGAATGTGCAGAGTAAGCCGATAGAAGCGATCTCGACACCAATGAGTGACAGTACCCCGTTAACCGCGAAAAGGAAAAGACTAACTCCTGAAGAGAAAAGGGCAGCAAAGAAACAGAAAGATGGTAGCGATGTTGCCAATGGTGAAAACAGTCAGAACAATGAAGAGATAAATGAGTGGAAAATGATCGAAAGAAagaaaagagaagagaagaagaaagatAAACTGAAGCCTAGGTTGGAGAGGCCAAAGCCGGACGCTCTGATTGTGGCTACAGCGGGCGCTGCAACGTATGCTGAGATCTTGCGAAAAGTAAAAGAGGATCCGTCCCTGAAAAATCTCGGAGAAAACGTGGCCAAA AAGGACCCAACGATTAAAAGCTCAACTTATAAAGAGCTTGTCGAGAAATCGTTGGGCGAAACAGCGAAAGTGAAAGCTCTGTTCCAAGAAACAGTTGTAGAATGTAGAAACCTAGATGAGATCACTACAGATACCGAATTGAGAGTAGCCCTTAAGACTGCCAAGAACCGCAGCCAGCAAGCTGTTGGAGGCTG GGCAACGCTGCAAAAGTGCCTGGATGGGGGGTACTTTCCAGACATGTGGAAGAAGCAGAGACTGGTCctactgccaaaaccaggaaagccaccagGGGATCCATCCTCGTATAGACCGATTTGCCTCCTTGATACCCTTGGGAAACTGTTAGAGAAGATCATCCTCAACAGGCTGTCAAGATGCACAGAAAGTGAACACGGACTCTCGAGGATAcagttcggatttcggaaaaataaatctACGGTGGATGCCATCTTGTCAGTTGTCGAAGCAGCTGAAAAAGTGTTGAAGCAGAAAAAAACGTGGAAATCGATTTTGTGCAGTAATTACGGTCAACGTAAAAAATGCGTTCAacagtgccagctgggaagctATCGCCGAAGCGTTGCACAGACTGACGGTACCAAACTAT ACAAGGGACAGGAGTCATTTAACATAACAGCGGGTGTCCCACAGGGTTCCATCTTGGGTCCAACACTATGGAATGGAATGTACGATGAAGTGCTGAGGTTGAAGCTTCCGCAGGGTGTAGTGATTACCGGCTTCGCCGACGATATATCCTTGACGGTAACAGTCAAGTCCCGAGAGGAAGTAGAAATGTTGGCTACTGAGGCAATACAAACTGTTGAAGATTAG